The stretch of DNA AATGACTCAACAGATGTCAGCTTTGAGGTCTGAGAGagagtgaatttataacaggaACACCTGCAGATCATAAACTGGCTGTTTTATCACTTCTCCTTTCCATTGCGTGCTTCTTGGATGCAAAACAACATCAGGCTCACCTGCATGAATCTGTATTTTTCCAGCCTCTGCATAATAATGGGGAGTATGACTGGAAAGAACAAAGAAAGCAGCTCAGGATTCAACATTGACTGGTGGGTGAGGTGAGGGCTGCTTTATTTTAGCACTGAGATCTGATAACACCGGCCAAACTCTTTGCACTTACTCATGCCTGGCGCTGCCATGGTAACTCGAGAGATGACCACCTGTGTGATGCCCTTGACAGCTGCTTTCTATGACAAACACAGACAATATGCAGTATTTATTCAGTAACTTCAGAACAGAGAATGCATATAGTGGAAAAAAGGCATCTTATCATTAAACTGATTATTTTAAGCACTAAACACATTCAGGTCTATTTAAACTAATGGTTCtgctcataagtttacatacTCGGGTAtgtatgaaatataaattacaataaatggtTATATCAATAATAGATATCTTAGATGCAATATAAGATATACAAGGATGTGATGTAAAAATTAGGTGATTAATTTCTGTTATTTGTTATGTGGAATATAAGCAGTTTCTTCagggcagtactaaataaagaataaaatgttttatgatatcATTTTCTAAACTGATACACATTTTACAGATTTTGCAAGGAGAATGTAAACTTCAGAGCAGAGCTTTAACTAGTTTCATTAGGTGAGATAAATGCTCCTCACCCTTGAGTGGCCCAGTTTATTTCCATCTTCATCGGTCACAGCAATGCCGTTCAAAATCTCCCTGTATAGGAAAGAATAAACCTGAATGAATATACTAATATCTAGACATGTCAACCTAGTGAGTAAGacctgccaaaataaaagacgGCAGGAAACATAAGAGGTCTCACTGTTGTCTCATCATTGGAATATTCACACAGTTAGCCGCGGCCACAGCAGCGAACGGCACCCAACGTGCCACCAGTGGAGGAGCTTTCTGAGGAGACAAAGGTTAAAGATGCTAAATAAGACATGGATGATGTATAACCACTGCAGATATGACGGCAAAAGAAAGAGAAGATTGacttattttaacttttattttcatacaGATCTTCtgtaataattatatatgcatccaatatataattattatttttaagtaaatacatttatagaatttatttaatgtctattatatatatttagatttctatgtttttattattagtactaTGTACTGTACTGCCTGTGTATGTATATAGATGTGtgtgataaatatatatttatcattagatattatatatcatttgtaatttaatgtatattataatttataatttaatgtatatgtgagcctggaccacaaaaccagtcttaaatcgctggggtatatttgtagcaatagccaaaaatatattgtatgggtcaaaattgtcgatttttcttttatgccaaaaatcattaggatattaagtaaagatcatgttctacaaagatattttgtacatttcttaccgtaaatgtatcaaaacttaatttttgattagtaatatgcatcgctaagaacttcatttggacaactttaaaggcgattttctcaatatgtagatttttttgcaccctcagattccagattttcatcaatagttgtatctcggtcaaatattgtcctatcattacaaaccatacatcaatggaaagcttatttattcagctttcagatgatgtataaatctcaatttcgaaaaattgacactgaagactggttttgtcatccagggtcacatatattataatatataactgATATATAACTATATTTGTGGCTGTAGTTTCAAAACAgcaaagcattttaaaattcatcctGAAATACCACTGTTAGTACATTACTATACATGATTTTTACACACTAAGTTATATTACAATATTCAGTTTGTAAATTTTCTATTGTAGTCAGCTGCATATCACAGATCCTGTCTGCAGACATAGAGTATTCCCTTAATTATTTATATGAGGCTGAGTAATACCTTTGTGTAGAGGTTCAGACCGACTGCAGTGGCCAGCGCTGTGCTTGTTGCCGTCACATAAGCTACTCCAATCTGCCTGAGCAAGGAAGAtacacacaacacaacaaaaacccCATATCTGTTACTGAAGCTTATCTGTTATTTCAAGCTCCTTCCCAGACATCTGTTAATAAATCGCTAGGTATCATGGGACAGTCACATTTTAAGAGGTATACTCTCTGCAAACCTACAATATCTTGCAAGTGGGTAAAGTTCAAAGAAAGACAGAAGTCACAGGAACTTACTTTGGTGTGATGGGGGAGGCAGCATTGCGATTGGTGTAGTTGACCAGAGCATTGAAGGACTGGTTAACCCACTGCCAGAACACTACAGCAGGAACTGTCCTACACaaccatacaaaaaaaaaaaaaaactggttaaCTGTTAAAATTTATAGTGcatattgctataaaaaaatatataaattataaaataaataattataaatatatataataaaattgtatttctaGCACTGACCTGTAAAACTGAAGCATGAACCCCGTGATGGCCATACCCCCAGGCACCTGAAATGACATTCTCCCTATCAGGTTCATCCTGTCACCTGTGTCAGGATGAAATGCAGAGTCATACAGCTTCTTGGCATAGTGTAGCTGCTCCTCTGTTGTGCCAGGAGGAACAGAGCCAGCTCTGCGGGAGAGAGGAAGTGACAGAAAGTAAGAAACGGGAAGATGAGAGATAGATCACCTCATCAAATCAATCCATTTCTCACCTGCAGCTCTCCACTAAAGCTTTGGCTTCGTCCAGTCTGGAGTCAGGCAGTAGAACAGTGCGACAGTCAGTGATGTTGAAAAAGTGTTTGAGACGGCCCATGAACGTGGATTGATCCCAGCATGGGGCGTCGATATCAAAGCCCTTCAGAGCTTCCATGGTTCTCTCTCTGCTTCCAAAGAGCCTGAGTGAAaaggagtcgggcttgtaacctgaaggttgctggttcaatTCTCgctccggcaggaattgaaggtggggattgtgaatgaacagcactctctccaccttcgataccatgactaaggtgcccttgagcaaggcactgaagccctaattgctccccgggcgctggagcaaggctgcccactgctccgggtgtgtgttcactgtgtgtgtgcatttgttcactactcactgctgtgtgtgtgcacttggatgggttaaatgcagagcaccatttcgagtatgggtcaccatacttgacaatacgtcacgacttaacttaacttaattgATAATTCCCAGTTCCAGTCTACAGAGAATATATTATGCTAAGacagagaacaaaacaaatgtgaCATTTCGGATTAAAATCATCTTCTGATGAGACTAAAGTAGTCTGAATGTTTGGCACAAACTAAATGCAATTTCTGATTCACAAATTGAATGTCAATTGAATGTTATTTAAGGTGTCAGTCCAACAGGTGCTTAAAACGAAAATGGGAGCTAATTTTCTCTCTTCATTAGTGTCATTTTACTACTACCTGGTTTCTCATCTAAGAAAGCAGCGTATTTTCTAAATGCTATGACAAGAAAGTCAAAACCAAAGCTCTTACAGTGAGGCCAGCTATGCAAACAGATGTATGGATAtcagggaaagaaaaaaaaaacagaccaaGGCCTTGACCACTAATCTTGACTAGTGAAAGTGAGAAATGGACTCCTGAGAGTCTGACCTACTTATAACCAGTTTAGTTTATTGAAAATCAATAAAAGTTTCCACTAATCCTTAACAAGTAATTTCTCTCAAACAATATGGCTTAATAATGCAGAGGATACTATAAATATCAGTACACTGCAATATCAAGTGTATTTTACAGTctgcatatttacatttatgcatttagcagatgcttttatccaaagcgacttacattgcattcaagttacagtttttacattttatcagctcttgctttccctgggaatcgaacccatgattttggcgttgctagcgccatgctctactatttgagctacaggaaagcattAGAAAGCATATGTTGCATATTTAATGCAATGTATTACAAACATATCAAAATGAAAGCAATGCATGATTAAAGCAGGTGAAGGTGGACCAGTTTTGACATTTGTAATGTCACTGTTTACTGCAGTGAACTGAATTcacatgtacacaaaaggcaatacacaaaacaagcaaataaagaaTGACTTTCAGTGGGTCCCAACTTGTCAAGaccatttttgttcatttgtttccTTACCGGTTTAACCTGATTTACTGGTAGTTTAACACaaaatgtgtaaaacat from Onychostoma macrolepis isolate SWU-2019 chromosome 12, ASM1243209v1, whole genome shotgun sequence encodes:
- the sfxn2 gene encoding sideroflexin-2 encodes the protein MEALKGFDIDAPCWDQSTFMGRLKHFFNITDCRTVLLPDSRLDEAKALVESCRAGSVPPGTTEEQLHYAKKLYDSAFHPDTGDRMNLIGRMSFQVPGGMAITGFMLQFYRTVPAVVFWQWVNQSFNALVNYTNRNAASPITPKQIGVAYVTATSTALATAVGLNLYTKKAPPLVARWVPFAAVAAANCVNIPMMRQQEILNGIAVTDEDGNKLGHSRKAAVKGITQVVISRVTMAAPGMIILPIIMQRLEKYRFMQKITFLHGPLQVMMVGVFLIFMVPAACSLFPQTCSIAVSKLEPELRESIISQYGDRISYVYFNKGL